From the genome of Seriola aureovittata isolate HTS-2021-v1 ecotype China chromosome 6, ASM2101889v1, whole genome shotgun sequence, one region includes:
- the zfr2 gene encoding zinc finger RNA-binding protein isoform X3, translating into MAASNYFGFTHGAGPQYSAQPPPAYSHPSTASYSVQQAPAVAHAVTASYSPAPVQAARPVVTAPYPTYQSHQAPPDYAYRQPDPPAPPQPTTTPQTYQQDNYSYGRPAAVTTYDNKQYYQTSIAPAQRTPTENYYQTVGVKSAYSPAPSTVYSQPPPPQRQVTALKPLAPSSSVSTSYNIYPVSTSVQQPPTPISSYTLGSSFSSTVAATSYSGISYSSYDSTGYTSTSTPSYYQPAQQTLAQPQPPPQQPQQPQQTQPPIQPPPKQLTSSSWSNSGSNMVTAPAGNTYKKPTFHQNKLQKPKGPPKQPQLHYCDICKISCAGPQTYREHLEGQKHKKKEAALKSGGQTGTSNGPRGVQTQLRCELCDVSCTGVDAYAAHIRGAKHQKVVKLHTKLGKPIPSTEPVLVNSAPVVTTSTAGKPPVSTSAPASVSTTTTSTATPKQVAVNATAKTAPPVKKPAPSKITVISNKPASTSTVTAAAAAVVVAAKVEGPMLQSIQKAEPQSEDEDGDRAGGQGDIQPVGHDYVEEVRNEDGKVIRFHCKLCECSFNDPNAKDMHLKGRRHRLQYKKKVNPELPVEIKPSNRARKLQESKLKKQKQKAVLKRQRDDEQRWHMEMRRYEEDMYWRRMEEEQMYWGEQRRRMAPPPLMSRPGMPVPPLLTCVRRPDSPDDRHIMAKHSTIYPVEEELQAVQRIVSHSERALKLVSDSLLEKETPAVTTDVTEGEEEKGTENSARLLKGVMRVGILAKGLLLRGDRNVELILLTAKKPTISLLKNIAKQLPKELATFSEDQYEVQAHPEEANIVIFSSKEPKMQVTISLTSPLMREDPAAEKDKQAGGKAAEKGVAEKDPTDLLNKRKCLEYLAALRHAKWFQARANGLQSCVIIIRVLRDLCQRVPTWGKMPSWAMELLVEKVISSATGPLSPGEAMRRVLECISTGILLPDGPGLMDPCEKEQTDALESMMPQAREDITASAQHALRLLAFRQIHKVLGMESLPASKASARNRKRRRDVSETGEGEGEGKKDKKDEAASA; encoded by the exons ATGGCTGCAAGCAATTATTTCGGCTTCACACATGGTGCCGGTCCGCAGTACAG TGCCCAGCCACCCCCAGCCTACTCCCATCCCTCCACAGCCAGTTACAGCGTCCAGCAAGCTCCAGCTGTGGCTCATGCAGTGACTGCATCCTACTCTCCGGCTCCAGTCCAGGCAGCGCGACCTGTGGTCACTGCTCCTTACCCTACTTATCAGAGCCACCAGGCCCCTCCAGACTATGCCTACAGGCAACCAGACCCACCGGCCCCACCACagcccaccaccaccccacagACGTACCAG CAGGACAACTACAGCTACGGACGCCCTGCGGCTGTGACTACCTATGACAATAAACAGTACTACCAGACGAGTATAGCTCCAGCTCAGAGGACACCCACAGAGAATTACTACCAGACTG tGGGAGTGAAGAGTGCTTACAGTCCAGCGCCCTCCACTGTGTACagccagcctcctcctcctcagaggcAAGTAACAGCCCTGAAACCTCTGGCCCCCTCCAGCTCCGTGTCCACCAGCTACAACATCTACCCAGTGTCCACCAGTGTCCAACAGCCCCCAACGCCTATTTCATCCTACACCCTCGGCTCCTCCTTCAGCTCCACCGTTGCAGCCACCTCCTACTCAG GCATTAGCTACTCCAGTTATGATTCAACTGGCTACACCTCCACATCCACCCCCTCCTATTACCAGCCGGCCCAGCAGACTCTCGCCCAGCCACAGCCTCCACctcagcagccacagcagcccCAACAGACCCAGCCCCCCATCCAGCCGCCACCCAAGCAACTGACAAGCTCATCCTGGAGCAACTCAGGGAGCAACATGGTGACAGCTCCGGCTGGAAACACCTACAAAAAGCCAACGTTTCACCAGAACAAGCTGCAGAAGCCCAAAGGGCCTCCAAAGCAGCCGCAGCTCCACTACTGTGACATTTGTAAGATCAGCTGTGCAGGCCCTCAG ACATACCGGGAGCACCTCGAGGGCCAGAAGCATAAGAAAAAAGAGGCAGCCCTGAAGTCTGGGGGACAGACAGGGACCAGCAACGGGCCCAGAGGGGTCCAGACTCAGCTACGCTGTGAGTTATGCGACGTCTCCTGCACTGGAGTGGATGCCTACGCCGCCCATATCCGTGGGGCCAAACACCAGAAG GTGGTGAAACTTCATACCAAGCTGGGCAAACCCATACCTTCCACTGAGCCAGTGTTGGTGAATTCTGCTCCAGTTGTAACAACCTCAACAGCTGGGAAACCTCCGGTCTCCACCTCTGCTCCTGCCTCAGTCTCAACCACTACAACTTCTACTGCAACACCCAAACAGGTGGCTGTAAACGCCACGGCTAAAACTGCACCTCCAGTCAAGAAACCAGCTCCTTCTAAAATAACTGTCATTT CTAATAAGCCTGCCAGCACTTcaacagtgacagcagcagcggcagcggtgGTGGTGGCTGCCAAGGTGGAGGGGCCCATGCTGCAGTCGATTCAGAAGGCGGAGCCTCAGAGTGAGGATGAGGACGGTGATAGAGCAGGAGGCCAGGGAGACATCCAGCCAGTGGGACACGACTATGTAGAGGAG GTCCGTAACGAAGACGGCAAAGTGATTCGATTTCACTGTAAACTGTGTGAGTGCAGCTTCAATGACCCCAATGCTAAAGACATGCACCTGAAGGGAAGAAGGCACAGACTGCAATACAAG aAAAAAGTGAACCCAGAGCTTCCTGTGGAGATCAAGCCCAGTAACCGCGCCAGGAAGCTGCAGGAGAGCAAGctgaagaagcagaagcagaaggcGGTGCTGAAGAGACAGCGAGATGACGAGCAGCGTTGGCACATGGAGATGAG GCGATATGAGGAGGACATGTactggaggaggatggaggaggagcagatgtACTGGGGGGAGCAGAGACGCAGGATGGCTCCTCCACCTCTAATGAGCCGCCCCGGTATGCCAGTGCCCCCATTACTG ACGTGTGTGCGCCGGCCTGACTCTCCTGATGACCGTCACATCATGGCCAAGCACTCCACCATTTACCCAGTGGAAGAGGAGCTGCAGGCTGTTCAGAGGATCGTCTCCCACTCTGAGAGAGCTCTGAAACTGGTGTCTGACTCCCTGTTGGAGAAGGAGACACCAGCTGTTACCACTGATGTTactgaaggagaagaggagaaagg TACTGAGAACTCAGCCCGGCTGCTGAAAGGTGTAATGAGGGTGGGCATCTTGGCCAAAGGCCTGCTGCTTCGTGGGGACAGAAATGTGGAGCTCATCCTGCTGACTGCTAAGAAACCCACCATCTCTTTACTGAAGAACATCGCCAAGCAGCTGCCCAAGGAATTGGCG ACATTTTCTGAAGATCAGTATGAGGTGCAGGCTCACCCCGAGGAGGCGAACATCGTGATATTTTCAAGCAAGGAGCCCAAAATGCAGGTGACCATTTCTCTCACCTCGCCGCTGATGAGGGAGGACCCTGCTGCTGAGAAGGACAAGCAGGCAGGAGGAAAAGCGGCTGAGAAAG GTGTGGCTGAGAAGGACCCTACCGATCTTCTGAATAAGAGGAAATGTCTGGAATACCTGGCTGCTCTCCGTCACGCCAAGTGGTTTCAG GCTCGTGCCAACGGGCTGCAGTCGTGTGTGATCATCATTCGGGTGTTGAGAGATTTATGTCAGCGGGTGCCCACCTGGGGGAAGATGCCCAGCTGG GCGATGGAGCTGCTGGTGGAGAAGGTGATCAGTAGTGCTACAGGCCCGCTGAGCCCGGGGGAAGCCATGCGCAGAGTCCTGGAGTGCATCTCCACAGGCATCCTGCTGCCAG ATGGACCAGGGTTGATGGACCCATGTGAGAAGGAGCAAACAGATGCTTTGGAAAGCATGATGCCTCAAGCCAGAGAGGACATAACTGCCAGCGCACAG cATGCTCTGCGGCTGCTCGCTTTCCGTCAGATCCACAAGGTTCTGGGCATGGAGTCCCTGCCGGCGTCCAAGGCCAGCGCTCGCAACCGCAAACGTCGACGGGACGTCAGCGAaacaggggagggagagggggagggcaAAAAAGACAAGAAGGACGAAGCAGCGAGCGCTTGA
- the zfr2 gene encoding zinc finger RNA-binding protein isoform X2 produces the protein MAASNYFGFTHGAGPQYSAQPPPAYSHPSTASYSVQQAPAVAHAVTASYSPAPVQAARPVVTAPYPTYQSHQAPPDYAYRQPDPPAPPQPTTTPQTYQVYPDTDNYSYGRPAAVTTYDNKQYYQTSIAPAQRTPTENYYQTVGVKSAYSPAPSTVYSQPPPPQRQVTALKPLAPSSSVSTSYNIYPVSTSVQQPPTPISSYTLGSSFSSTVAATSYSGISYSSYDSTGYTSTSTPSYYQPAQQTLAQPQPPPQQPQQPQQTQPPIQPPPKQLTSSSWSNSGSNMVTAPAGNTYKKPTFHQNKLQKPKGPPKQPQLHYCDICKISCAGPQTYREHLEGQKHKKKEAALKSGGQTGTSNGPRGVQTQLRCELCDVSCTGVDAYAAHIRGAKHQKVVKLHTKLGKPIPSTEPVLVNSAPVVTTSTAGKPPVSTSAPASVSTTTTSTATPKQVAVNATAKTAPPVKKPAPSKITVISNKPASTSTVTAAAAAVVVAAKVEGPMLQSIQKAEPQSEDEDGDRAGGQGDIQPVGHDYVEEVRNEDGKVIRFHCKLCECSFNDPNAKDMHLKGRRHRLQYKKKVNPELPVEIKPSNRARKLQESKLKKQKQKAVLKRQRDDEQRWHMEMRRYEEDMYWRRMEEEQMYWGEQRRRMAPPPLMSRPGMPVPPLLTCVRRPDSPDDRHIMAKHSTIYPVEEELQAVQRIVSHSERALKLVSDSLLEKETPAVTTDVTEGEEEKGTENSARLLKGVMRVGILAKGLLLRGDRNVELILLTAKKPTISLLKNIAKQLPKELATFSEDQYEVQAHPEEANIVIFSSKEPKMQVTISLTSPLMREDPAAEKDKQAGGKAAEKGVAEKDPTDLLNKRKCLEYLAALRHAKWFQARANGLQSCVIIIRVLRDLCQRVPTWGKMPSWAMELLVEKVISSATGPLSPGEAMRRVLECISTGILLPDGPGLMDPCEKEQTDALESMMPQAREDITASAQHALRLLAFRQIHKVLGMESLPASKASARNRKRRRDVSETGEGEGEGKKDKKDEAASA, from the exons ATGGCTGCAAGCAATTATTTCGGCTTCACACATGGTGCCGGTCCGCAGTACAG TGCCCAGCCACCCCCAGCCTACTCCCATCCCTCCACAGCCAGTTACAGCGTCCAGCAAGCTCCAGCTGTGGCTCATGCAGTGACTGCATCCTACTCTCCGGCTCCAGTCCAGGCAGCGCGACCTGTGGTCACTGCTCCTTACCCTACTTATCAGAGCCACCAGGCCCCTCCAGACTATGCCTACAGGCAACCAGACCCACCGGCCCCACCACagcccaccaccaccccacagACGTACCAGGTATACCCAGACACG GACAACTACAGCTACGGACGCCCTGCGGCTGTGACTACCTATGACAATAAACAGTACTACCAGACGAGTATAGCTCCAGCTCAGAGGACACCCACAGAGAATTACTACCAGACTG tGGGAGTGAAGAGTGCTTACAGTCCAGCGCCCTCCACTGTGTACagccagcctcctcctcctcagaggcAAGTAACAGCCCTGAAACCTCTGGCCCCCTCCAGCTCCGTGTCCACCAGCTACAACATCTACCCAGTGTCCACCAGTGTCCAACAGCCCCCAACGCCTATTTCATCCTACACCCTCGGCTCCTCCTTCAGCTCCACCGTTGCAGCCACCTCCTACTCAG GCATTAGCTACTCCAGTTATGATTCAACTGGCTACACCTCCACATCCACCCCCTCCTATTACCAGCCGGCCCAGCAGACTCTCGCCCAGCCACAGCCTCCACctcagcagccacagcagcccCAACAGACCCAGCCCCCCATCCAGCCGCCACCCAAGCAACTGACAAGCTCATCCTGGAGCAACTCAGGGAGCAACATGGTGACAGCTCCGGCTGGAAACACCTACAAAAAGCCAACGTTTCACCAGAACAAGCTGCAGAAGCCCAAAGGGCCTCCAAAGCAGCCGCAGCTCCACTACTGTGACATTTGTAAGATCAGCTGTGCAGGCCCTCAG ACATACCGGGAGCACCTCGAGGGCCAGAAGCATAAGAAAAAAGAGGCAGCCCTGAAGTCTGGGGGACAGACAGGGACCAGCAACGGGCCCAGAGGGGTCCAGACTCAGCTACGCTGTGAGTTATGCGACGTCTCCTGCACTGGAGTGGATGCCTACGCCGCCCATATCCGTGGGGCCAAACACCAGAAG GTGGTGAAACTTCATACCAAGCTGGGCAAACCCATACCTTCCACTGAGCCAGTGTTGGTGAATTCTGCTCCAGTTGTAACAACCTCAACAGCTGGGAAACCTCCGGTCTCCACCTCTGCTCCTGCCTCAGTCTCAACCACTACAACTTCTACTGCAACACCCAAACAGGTGGCTGTAAACGCCACGGCTAAAACTGCACCTCCAGTCAAGAAACCAGCTCCTTCTAAAATAACTGTCATTT CTAATAAGCCTGCCAGCACTTcaacagtgacagcagcagcggcagcggtgGTGGTGGCTGCCAAGGTGGAGGGGCCCATGCTGCAGTCGATTCAGAAGGCGGAGCCTCAGAGTGAGGATGAGGACGGTGATAGAGCAGGAGGCCAGGGAGACATCCAGCCAGTGGGACACGACTATGTAGAGGAG GTCCGTAACGAAGACGGCAAAGTGATTCGATTTCACTGTAAACTGTGTGAGTGCAGCTTCAATGACCCCAATGCTAAAGACATGCACCTGAAGGGAAGAAGGCACAGACTGCAATACAAG aAAAAAGTGAACCCAGAGCTTCCTGTGGAGATCAAGCCCAGTAACCGCGCCAGGAAGCTGCAGGAGAGCAAGctgaagaagcagaagcagaaggcGGTGCTGAAGAGACAGCGAGATGACGAGCAGCGTTGGCACATGGAGATGAG GCGATATGAGGAGGACATGTactggaggaggatggaggaggagcagatgtACTGGGGGGAGCAGAGACGCAGGATGGCTCCTCCACCTCTAATGAGCCGCCCCGGTATGCCAGTGCCCCCATTACTG ACGTGTGTGCGCCGGCCTGACTCTCCTGATGACCGTCACATCATGGCCAAGCACTCCACCATTTACCCAGTGGAAGAGGAGCTGCAGGCTGTTCAGAGGATCGTCTCCCACTCTGAGAGAGCTCTGAAACTGGTGTCTGACTCCCTGTTGGAGAAGGAGACACCAGCTGTTACCACTGATGTTactgaaggagaagaggagaaagg TACTGAGAACTCAGCCCGGCTGCTGAAAGGTGTAATGAGGGTGGGCATCTTGGCCAAAGGCCTGCTGCTTCGTGGGGACAGAAATGTGGAGCTCATCCTGCTGACTGCTAAGAAACCCACCATCTCTTTACTGAAGAACATCGCCAAGCAGCTGCCCAAGGAATTGGCG ACATTTTCTGAAGATCAGTATGAGGTGCAGGCTCACCCCGAGGAGGCGAACATCGTGATATTTTCAAGCAAGGAGCCCAAAATGCAGGTGACCATTTCTCTCACCTCGCCGCTGATGAGGGAGGACCCTGCTGCTGAGAAGGACAAGCAGGCAGGAGGAAAAGCGGCTGAGAAAG GTGTGGCTGAGAAGGACCCTACCGATCTTCTGAATAAGAGGAAATGTCTGGAATACCTGGCTGCTCTCCGTCACGCCAAGTGGTTTCAG GCTCGTGCCAACGGGCTGCAGTCGTGTGTGATCATCATTCGGGTGTTGAGAGATTTATGTCAGCGGGTGCCCACCTGGGGGAAGATGCCCAGCTGG GCGATGGAGCTGCTGGTGGAGAAGGTGATCAGTAGTGCTACAGGCCCGCTGAGCCCGGGGGAAGCCATGCGCAGAGTCCTGGAGTGCATCTCCACAGGCATCCTGCTGCCAG ATGGACCAGGGTTGATGGACCCATGTGAGAAGGAGCAAACAGATGCTTTGGAAAGCATGATGCCTCAAGCCAGAGAGGACATAACTGCCAGCGCACAG cATGCTCTGCGGCTGCTCGCTTTCCGTCAGATCCACAAGGTTCTGGGCATGGAGTCCCTGCCGGCGTCCAAGGCCAGCGCTCGCAACCGCAAACGTCGACGGGACGTCAGCGAaacaggggagggagagggggagggcaAAAAAGACAAGAAGGACGAAGCAGCGAGCGCTTGA
- the zfr2 gene encoding zinc finger RNA-binding protein isoform X1 has protein sequence MAASNYFGFTHGAGPQYSAQPPPAYSHPSTASYSVQQAPAVAHAVTASYSPAPVQAARPVVTAPYPTYQSHQAPPDYAYRQPDPPAPPQPTTTPQTYQVYPDTQDNYSYGRPAAVTTYDNKQYYQTSIAPAQRTPTENYYQTVGVKSAYSPAPSTVYSQPPPPQRQVTALKPLAPSSSVSTSYNIYPVSTSVQQPPTPISSYTLGSSFSSTVAATSYSGISYSSYDSTGYTSTSTPSYYQPAQQTLAQPQPPPQQPQQPQQTQPPIQPPPKQLTSSSWSNSGSNMVTAPAGNTYKKPTFHQNKLQKPKGPPKQPQLHYCDICKISCAGPQTYREHLEGQKHKKKEAALKSGGQTGTSNGPRGVQTQLRCELCDVSCTGVDAYAAHIRGAKHQKVVKLHTKLGKPIPSTEPVLVNSAPVVTTSTAGKPPVSTSAPASVSTTTTSTATPKQVAVNATAKTAPPVKKPAPSKITVISNKPASTSTVTAAAAAVVVAAKVEGPMLQSIQKAEPQSEDEDGDRAGGQGDIQPVGHDYVEEVRNEDGKVIRFHCKLCECSFNDPNAKDMHLKGRRHRLQYKKKVNPELPVEIKPSNRARKLQESKLKKQKQKAVLKRQRDDEQRWHMEMRRYEEDMYWRRMEEEQMYWGEQRRRMAPPPLMSRPGMPVPPLLTCVRRPDSPDDRHIMAKHSTIYPVEEELQAVQRIVSHSERALKLVSDSLLEKETPAVTTDVTEGEEEKGTENSARLLKGVMRVGILAKGLLLRGDRNVELILLTAKKPTISLLKNIAKQLPKELATFSEDQYEVQAHPEEANIVIFSSKEPKMQVTISLTSPLMREDPAAEKDKQAGGKAAEKGVAEKDPTDLLNKRKCLEYLAALRHAKWFQARANGLQSCVIIIRVLRDLCQRVPTWGKMPSWAMELLVEKVISSATGPLSPGEAMRRVLECISTGILLPDGPGLMDPCEKEQTDALESMMPQAREDITASAQHALRLLAFRQIHKVLGMESLPASKASARNRKRRRDVSETGEGEGEGKKDKKDEAASA, from the exons ATGGCTGCAAGCAATTATTTCGGCTTCACACATGGTGCCGGTCCGCAGTACAG TGCCCAGCCACCCCCAGCCTACTCCCATCCCTCCACAGCCAGTTACAGCGTCCAGCAAGCTCCAGCTGTGGCTCATGCAGTGACTGCATCCTACTCTCCGGCTCCAGTCCAGGCAGCGCGACCTGTGGTCACTGCTCCTTACCCTACTTATCAGAGCCACCAGGCCCCTCCAGACTATGCCTACAGGCAACCAGACCCACCGGCCCCACCACagcccaccaccaccccacagACGTACCAGGTATACCCAGACACG CAGGACAACTACAGCTACGGACGCCCTGCGGCTGTGACTACCTATGACAATAAACAGTACTACCAGACGAGTATAGCTCCAGCTCAGAGGACACCCACAGAGAATTACTACCAGACTG tGGGAGTGAAGAGTGCTTACAGTCCAGCGCCCTCCACTGTGTACagccagcctcctcctcctcagaggcAAGTAACAGCCCTGAAACCTCTGGCCCCCTCCAGCTCCGTGTCCACCAGCTACAACATCTACCCAGTGTCCACCAGTGTCCAACAGCCCCCAACGCCTATTTCATCCTACACCCTCGGCTCCTCCTTCAGCTCCACCGTTGCAGCCACCTCCTACTCAG GCATTAGCTACTCCAGTTATGATTCAACTGGCTACACCTCCACATCCACCCCCTCCTATTACCAGCCGGCCCAGCAGACTCTCGCCCAGCCACAGCCTCCACctcagcagccacagcagcccCAACAGACCCAGCCCCCCATCCAGCCGCCACCCAAGCAACTGACAAGCTCATCCTGGAGCAACTCAGGGAGCAACATGGTGACAGCTCCGGCTGGAAACACCTACAAAAAGCCAACGTTTCACCAGAACAAGCTGCAGAAGCCCAAAGGGCCTCCAAAGCAGCCGCAGCTCCACTACTGTGACATTTGTAAGATCAGCTGTGCAGGCCCTCAG ACATACCGGGAGCACCTCGAGGGCCAGAAGCATAAGAAAAAAGAGGCAGCCCTGAAGTCTGGGGGACAGACAGGGACCAGCAACGGGCCCAGAGGGGTCCAGACTCAGCTACGCTGTGAGTTATGCGACGTCTCCTGCACTGGAGTGGATGCCTACGCCGCCCATATCCGTGGGGCCAAACACCAGAAG GTGGTGAAACTTCATACCAAGCTGGGCAAACCCATACCTTCCACTGAGCCAGTGTTGGTGAATTCTGCTCCAGTTGTAACAACCTCAACAGCTGGGAAACCTCCGGTCTCCACCTCTGCTCCTGCCTCAGTCTCAACCACTACAACTTCTACTGCAACACCCAAACAGGTGGCTGTAAACGCCACGGCTAAAACTGCACCTCCAGTCAAGAAACCAGCTCCTTCTAAAATAACTGTCATTT CTAATAAGCCTGCCAGCACTTcaacagtgacagcagcagcggcagcggtgGTGGTGGCTGCCAAGGTGGAGGGGCCCATGCTGCAGTCGATTCAGAAGGCGGAGCCTCAGAGTGAGGATGAGGACGGTGATAGAGCAGGAGGCCAGGGAGACATCCAGCCAGTGGGACACGACTATGTAGAGGAG GTCCGTAACGAAGACGGCAAAGTGATTCGATTTCACTGTAAACTGTGTGAGTGCAGCTTCAATGACCCCAATGCTAAAGACATGCACCTGAAGGGAAGAAGGCACAGACTGCAATACAAG aAAAAAGTGAACCCAGAGCTTCCTGTGGAGATCAAGCCCAGTAACCGCGCCAGGAAGCTGCAGGAGAGCAAGctgaagaagcagaagcagaaggcGGTGCTGAAGAGACAGCGAGATGACGAGCAGCGTTGGCACATGGAGATGAG GCGATATGAGGAGGACATGTactggaggaggatggaggaggagcagatgtACTGGGGGGAGCAGAGACGCAGGATGGCTCCTCCACCTCTAATGAGCCGCCCCGGTATGCCAGTGCCCCCATTACTG ACGTGTGTGCGCCGGCCTGACTCTCCTGATGACCGTCACATCATGGCCAAGCACTCCACCATTTACCCAGTGGAAGAGGAGCTGCAGGCTGTTCAGAGGATCGTCTCCCACTCTGAGAGAGCTCTGAAACTGGTGTCTGACTCCCTGTTGGAGAAGGAGACACCAGCTGTTACCACTGATGTTactgaaggagaagaggagaaagg TACTGAGAACTCAGCCCGGCTGCTGAAAGGTGTAATGAGGGTGGGCATCTTGGCCAAAGGCCTGCTGCTTCGTGGGGACAGAAATGTGGAGCTCATCCTGCTGACTGCTAAGAAACCCACCATCTCTTTACTGAAGAACATCGCCAAGCAGCTGCCCAAGGAATTGGCG ACATTTTCTGAAGATCAGTATGAGGTGCAGGCTCACCCCGAGGAGGCGAACATCGTGATATTTTCAAGCAAGGAGCCCAAAATGCAGGTGACCATTTCTCTCACCTCGCCGCTGATGAGGGAGGACCCTGCTGCTGAGAAGGACAAGCAGGCAGGAGGAAAAGCGGCTGAGAAAG GTGTGGCTGAGAAGGACCCTACCGATCTTCTGAATAAGAGGAAATGTCTGGAATACCTGGCTGCTCTCCGTCACGCCAAGTGGTTTCAG GCTCGTGCCAACGGGCTGCAGTCGTGTGTGATCATCATTCGGGTGTTGAGAGATTTATGTCAGCGGGTGCCCACCTGGGGGAAGATGCCCAGCTGG GCGATGGAGCTGCTGGTGGAGAAGGTGATCAGTAGTGCTACAGGCCCGCTGAGCCCGGGGGAAGCCATGCGCAGAGTCCTGGAGTGCATCTCCACAGGCATCCTGCTGCCAG ATGGACCAGGGTTGATGGACCCATGTGAGAAGGAGCAAACAGATGCTTTGGAAAGCATGATGCCTCAAGCCAGAGAGGACATAACTGCCAGCGCACAG cATGCTCTGCGGCTGCTCGCTTTCCGTCAGATCCACAAGGTTCTGGGCATGGAGTCCCTGCCGGCGTCCAAGGCCAGCGCTCGCAACCGCAAACGTCGACGGGACGTCAGCGAaacaggggagggagagggggagggcaAAAAAGACAAGAAGGACGAAGCAGCGAGCGCTTGA